TATATGAGGGGAAGCAAACCCTGAACACGGGATTTGAATCTACCAATACATTCCTGAACTGTGCGGTGAGTCTTACAGGAGGCGTATTGGCTGTTTCATACGTATTACGTAAGCAACTGAAGAGTACTGTTACGCTGCATGAATTTCATAGCTGGTTCCAGGCAATACTCGAGAAGTATTTATACCACTATGACGACGTCGCTGACCGCAATGCTATACTGGAGGTAACGCCGGCGCGTGTTCCGCTGATATGCAATCGTACTATTCCTTATCCGGCTGATAAGTCAGTGGGGGAACTATTCAGTGAACAGGCTAGCGTTCATCCTGCTGTTGCGGCGTTGTCATTTGAAGATACCATCCTGAGTTATGCAGAACTGGATGCCTGGTCGAACAGGCTGGCTGCTTACCTGGTACAGCTGGGGGTGGGTGCTGAAAGTCTGATACCGGTGTGTATAGACCGGTCTGCAGACCTGATCATTACTTTGCTGGGTATTCTGAAAGCCGGCGCTGCCTTTGTTCCAATAGACCCTCGTTATCCACAACAGCGTATAGAACAGATGTTATCGGAGACCGAATGTACGATCGCTATTGTGCATAGTGAATACCGCGGATTCTTCAATAACACGGTGCAGGTATTAACGCTGGAAGCTTTACAACCTTTATTAGGATTATTGCCTGCTGCTCCTGTTGCTGTGCCTGTAACGGCAGATAGTCTGGCATATGTGATGTATACCTCCGGTTCCACCGGTCGTCCTAAAGGGGTGATGGTCACACACCGGAATATTGTGAGTCTGGCGTTAGGCAGTGGCTTCCTGGACTGGTCAGCAGATGATGTGTTATTGTCTACCGGTTCTCCTTCTTTTGACGCTTCTACAATAGAGTACTGGGGCACATTGCTGAATGGCGCTACGCTTGTATTGGCAGCTGAAGATAAATTACTGGACAGCAGCCAGCTGAAAGAAACGATCATTGACCATGGCGTGACACGTATGTGGTTCACCGCGGGTTGGTTACATCAGTTAGTCGATACTGATATCAGCATTTTCAGTCGTTTACAAACGGTCATGGCGGGAGGTGAGAAATTATCGGCAACGCATATCAGCCGTTTACGCGCCGCCTATCCTGATCTAACCATTATCAATGGTTACGGTCCTACAGAGAATACGACTTTCTCATTGACCTATTGTATAAAAGAATTGACAGCCGGACAGTCTGTTCCGATAGGTTATCCGCTGTCGAATCGTACGGCTTATATACTGGATAACCGGTTACAGACATTACCTGTTGGCGTACCCGGTGAATTGTATGTCGGAGGTGCGGGGTTGTCGCGCGGTTACCTGGGTCAGCCGGAGCTGACTGCAGCCCGTTTTATTATCCACCCGGTGAGTGGAGAACGTTTGTACCGCACGGGAGACCTGGCGCGTGTATTACCGGATGGGAGTATCGGGTACCTGGGCCGTACAGATGATCAGGTGAAGCTGCGTGGCTTCCGTATAGAGCTGGGAGAGATAGAGCAGGTCTTACAGGAGAGCGGAATGGTGAATCACGGCATTGTTATTCTCCAGGGAGAAGACAGTACAAAACGTTTGTTAGCTTATATCGTACCGGCGGATGGTTACGATGAAACATCCTTATTATCCTATCTCGGCACTCGTTTACCTGACTACATGATACCTGCTGCGATCATCACACTGGATGCATTGCCTTTAACGAATAACGGCAAGGTGGATAAACGGGCGTTGCCTGATCCCGGTAGCGAATGTCAGCAAAGAGATACATATGTAGCGCCGCGTAATGAAATGGAACAGGCATTGGCCGACCTCTGGAAACAGGCACTGAACGTAGCGCGTGTTGGTATTTATGATGATTTTTTCCAGCTGGGTGGTGATTCTATCCGCGCAATTGGTATTGTGAGCAGTCTGCGTAAACACTTTGACAGCCGGATAAAACTATATGACCTGTATAGTCCGGGCCATATCGCCGGCTTAAGTGCATTGATCAGCGATTTGCGGTCGCAGGATGATGATGGGGAAGACGGCCTGCGTAACGAGGTAAAGACTGAAATGGCCGCATTACTGCAACATGCCTTAGCGGTCTTGCCCGACAGTCATCACATCGAAGATGTATATCCTATGAGTGATATACAGAGCGGGATGATATACGCATCATTATTAAACCCCGGGAAGGGCGTCTATCATGATCAGTTTATTTACCCGTTCGCTATCGACACACAGCCCGCATTGCTGACACAGGCCTTCATGCAGCTCGTACAACGGCATAGCATCCTGAGAACAGCGTTTAACCTGGATATTAATGAGGAGGGCGTACAGGTGGTGTATAAAAGCATTCCTGTACATATTACCCAACTGGACTGGTCCGCTACTGATCGGGTACATGCCGGTGAACAGCTGCAGGCATACCTGGCTGCTGAAAGAGCGAAGCCCTTTGATGTGACAAAAGCGCCGCTATGGAGATGTACACTGATCCGGTCCAGGGATCAGTACAGCTTCGTGCTTCAGTTCCATCATGCGCTGCTGGACGGCTGGAGTGTAGCCAGTCTGAATACGGAATTCAATAATAACTACCTGGCGCTGCTCCGTGACAATAATATGAAAGCATTGCCGCCATTAAAGGCATCATACAAAGACTTCGTTATTGACAGCCTGGTGGAGAAGAAACGTACTGCGGGTGATCTCTTCTGGCGGCAGGAAATGGATGGGTACAAACGACTGGACATCTTCACAAAAGAAGTGGTGGACGAACGTTTTGTGCGGACACATCCTGCTGAGTACCTTGAACAGCTGAAGCAGAAAGCCACTACAGATAAAATATCGCTGAAGGCACTGTTCCTCGCTGCACAATTATATGCGCTGGGTATGATCACTGCTGAAGAGGAGATCACAGTTGGTGTTGTGACGAACAATCGTCCGCCTATTGAAGATGGTGATAAAATACTCGGCTGTTTCCTGAATACCATCCCTTTCCGTTACTATACGAGAGAAGAGGGACTGACCTGGAAAGACTGGTTTGAAAATGTGGCGGGTGAACTCCTGCGTTTACAGGAACACGAGCGTACGCCGCTTTCCGAAATAGCCAGGCAGACGGGCGAGCCGGGACATGACCGGAATCCCTTCTTCGATGTGATTATCAACTTTATTAACTTTCACGTCTATGACGGATTGCAGGATGCGATCTTCGATAAAGGTACAGCTACCTATGAAGAAGCATCACAGCTGGACAATGGAAATGAAACAACAAACACTTTCCTCGATTGCACGGTGAGTGTCACCGGTGGGGTCCTGAATGTGATCTATTCACTACGCAGGGCGTGGTATGCGGATATATCTCTCGAACGTATACATACTTATTTTACGGCTGTTCTCGACGCCTATCTGTATCAGTATGAAATGCGGGTGAACAGGTTGTATGTACTCGGTGAAAAAGAAACCAATACCTTACTGCACCAGTTCAATCCGGGGCCTGTAGTTTATCCGGCGCACCTGACCCTCACCACGCTGTTTGAAGAACACGTTTTCTGGACACCTACAGCGCCTGCACTGAGAGATAATGACACCGTGCTTACTTATAGTGAACTGAATCAGCAGGCGGATCAGGTAGCAGGCTGGTTACAGGAGCAGGGAATAAAGGCAAACGCACTGGTTGGTATCTGCACCGGCCGTACCAAAGAACTGATCATCGGTATACTGGGTGTGCTCAAAGCAGGAGGCGCCTACCTGCCGCTTGATCCGAACTATCCGCAGGGACGTTTGGACTATATGCTCAAAGATGCTGGTGCCAGGATAGTACTTGTCACCGCTGAAACTGAGGAGGCCATAGGTGGACTATTGCAGGACGCACATACGCTCCAACGCCTTGATGCCCCGGATATATGGGAAACAATGCCGGCAGACTGGCCCGTGGTGGCAGCAGCACAACCGGATGACCTGGCCTATGTGATGTATACTTCCGGATCAACCGGTCAGCCGAAAGGTGTTGCGATCACTCATAAGAATATTATCAGCCTGATACGCGGTGGCAACTTTGCTGGCTTCGGACCTTTTGACAGCATGCTTTCCACCGGTTCTCCATCCTTTGATGCCTGTACGCTCGAATACTGGGCCATGTTACTGAACGGCGGACAACTCGTTCTCGCGCCGGAACATGAACTACTTGACAGCAACATCCTGAAGCATAAAATAGCTGCCCTGGGCATCACAAAAATGTGGATATCCGCCGGTTGGTTACATCAGCTGATAGAAACCGATATTCAGCTGTTAAGACCGCTGAAGATGCTCTTCACCGGTGGTGAAAAAGTATCCTCCAGGCATATTAATCAGTTAAGAAAGGCACTGCCTGACCTGGAGGTGTTCAACGCTTATGGGCCTACGGAAAATTCAGTGATTTCCCTGTCAAGCCACCTTGTTAAGAAACACTATGACGGTGATCTGCCTATCGGGAAGCCTTTAGCCAACCGTACCGCCTATGTACTCGATAAACTGCAACGCCTCCTGCCAGTCGGTATACCCGGCGAGTTATGTGTAGGTGGTGATGGATTGGGACAGGGTTATATCAATAAACCTGCACTGACGGCAGAAAAGTTCATCCTGCATACAGTCGGAACTGATACGCCTGTGCGCCTTTATCGTACTGGTGATCTGGTCCGCTGGCGCAAAGACGGACAGATGGACTTCCTCGGTCGTGGCGATGACCAGGTGAAGATCCGCGGATACCGTATTGAACCTGGTGAGATAGAATGGCACATTGCTAATACGCCGTTTGTATCCCAGGCTGTGGTGCTGGTAAAAGGAGAAGGTAACGCCAGACAACTGGTGGCCTACGTCATTCCTACGGCAGCATACAATAAAGTGGCTTTATTGACACAGCTGCAACAGCATTTGCCTCCGCATATGGTGCCATCTGTTATTGTCCCGCTGGAGAAATGGCCCCTCACGTCAAATATGAAGATCGATAAACTGGCCTTACCCGATGCAGCCATCGCTGCGCCACAAAAAGAATATGTAGCGCCACGCACCCAACAGGAACTTTTACTGGCTAACATCTGGGAACAGTTGCTCGGTGTATCACAGATCAGTGTACATGACGACTTCTTTGAACTGGGCGGACATTCCCTGATACTGATGCGCGTGAATGCAAGGATCAAAAAAGATCTCGGACTGGATGTGCCGGTGAAACGTCTCTTTGAATTCCGCACCGTTGCCATGCTGGCATCCTATCTGGATGTACTCGCTCCTGTTAAACAGACAGCTGTAGCTGACTATGATGTGTTTGAACTTTAATTAACCTGTTTCTAATATTGAATACCATGCAGACGGATTTCAGTAAGGCGATCAATGTATTGAGTAACGCCAGGAAAAGCGGGGTAGAAGTATACCTGGAAGAGAACAAGATCAAAGTAAAGGTAAAAAAGGATGTGCTGATCGATCAGTCATTGATGGCTGAGATCAGACAGTATAAAGAAGAGATCAGTGACTTTCTGAAATATGACCTGGAGGACAGACGTTCCGTAAACACCGCTATTCAGCGATCTCCGGTGTTACCCGGAGAAAGGATTCCGCTTTCATACGGACAGGAAGCACTTTGGATCATTGATCAGCTGGATGGTAGCAAACAATACCAGATATTGATCCCGTTGCGGCTAAAAGGAGTACCTGATAAAGATGCCCTGGAGGATGCCCTGCGGGAAATTGTGAACCGGCACGAAGTATTACGCACCGTGATACGCCAGGAGAGTAGTTCGCCTTTTCAGTCTGTAATACAGGCTGATGACTGGCGAATGGTCCTGCAGGCGGCGCCCGAACTGGCTGACAGTCCTGCCGCCCTGCAGGACAAGATCCAGCGGATCTTTAATGAACCTTACGATCTTTCGGCAGACTATATGCTGAAGGCGCATTTGTTAAGTCTTGCGGAGGATGATCATGTACTGGTGCTCTCTATGCACCATATTGCTGCGGATGGATGGTCGCTCTCGGTGATTGTGCGTGAACTGGCGGAGTTATATGACGCCCGTATCCATCAACGATTTTCTTCCTTATCGCCCTTGCCGATACAATATGCAGACTTTGCCATCTGGCAACGCCAGCAACAGGCCAATGGTCACTGGCAACAAAAGACCAGCTTCTGGAAAAATTATTTACAGGATGTCACCCGCCTGGAGCTGCCGCTCGATTTTAAGCGACCGCCCGTACAAAGTAGTAACGGGCGTATTGCATGGTTTGACATCAACCGGGAGCTGGCGGCAGGATTATCTGCATTATCCTATGAACAGCATACCACCCTGTTCATGACAATGCTGGCAGCATTCAATGTACTATTGCACCGCTATACAGGACAGACCGATATCAGTGTCGGTACGGCTATCGCAGGCAGGACATCCAGCGAACTGGAATCGCTCATCGGATTTTTTGCAAATACGATCGTACTCAGGAATGACCTGCAGGGCAATCCGGAATTTCTGACATTGCTGGCCCAGGTAAAGAAAAATACTCTTAATGCCTATGGGCACCAGGACCTGCCATTTGAAAAGATCGTAGAAGCGGCCGGACAACAACATGACCGTAGTGGTAACCCGCTGGTGCAGGTACTGTTCAACGTGCAGAATATGCCGGAAGTACCTGCATTGAAGCTGGGAGACCTGTTGTTGACAATGGAGCAAATGGAGCGTGATACCGCCCAGTTTGACCTGAACATTTCCGTGGTGGCAAAACAGGATGGTTTGATGATCAGTGTGGAATACTGTACGGACTTATTCCTTCCGGAGAGTATTGAGCAGCTGTTCCGGCATTATATCATCCTGTTGGCAGACATTGTGAAGCGCCCGGCAGTACGCATAGATGAATTATCCCTCTTAAACCAGGAAGAACAACGCAAACTGCAGAGATGGAATATGCAACCTGCGCTGACATATCCTTCGGAGAAAACAGTAGGGGAATTGTTCAGTGAGCAGGCGCTTACCAACCATGCGGCAGCGGCTTTGTTATATGAAGATACTGTACTTAGTTATGAAGAACTGGAAGCTGCCTCTAATCAGCTGGCAACTTACCTGGTACAATCAGGCGTCGCACCGGAAAGCCTGATACCGGTGTGTATAGACCGTTCTGCTGACCTGATCATTACCTTACTCGGGATACTGAAAGCAGGTGCCGCCTTTGTACCATTAGATCCCCGTTATCCGCAGCAACGTATTGCGCAGATGTTGTCGGAGACAAATTATACAGTAGCCATCACCAGTAGTGAATACCGTGAACTGTTTGATAGTGATGCACAGATCCTGACGCTGGAAGCATCGCAGCCTATACTGGGATTAATGCCATCAACACCGCTACCTGTTCGTGTAACGGCAGATAGTCTGGCATATGTGATGTATACTTCCGGCTCTACCGGTCGCCCTAAAGGAGTAATGGTCACCCACCGGAATATTGTGAGTCTGGCGGTAGGCAGTGGTTTCCTGGACTGGTCAGCAGATGATGTGTTATTGTCTACCGGTTCTCCTTCTTTTGATGCGTCCACCATTGAATACTGGGGTACCCTGCTGAACGGTGTCACACTTGTATTGGCGCATGAAGAGAGACTACTGGACAGTGTGCAGCTGAAAGAAGAAATTATTGCGCGCCGTGTTACCCGTATGTGGTTTACGGCCGGCTGGCTGCATCAGCTGATCGATATGGATATCAGCATCTTCGGAAGCCTGAAGACGGTAATGGCAGGTGGCGAGAAGTTGTCAGAGACACATATCAGTCGTTTGCGTGCTGCCTATCCTGATCTGAAGATCATCAACGGATATGGGCCTACAGAGAATACCACGTTCTCATTAACCTATACTGTACCCGGTGCCATAGCCGGTCAGCCCATTCCGATAGGTTATCCATTATCAAACCGTACGGCCTATGTATTGAACAACAGGCTGGAACAACAGCCTGTAGGGGTGCCCGGTGAGCTATATGTTGGTGGGGCAGGTTTATCCAAAGGGTATCTTGGTCAGCCGGAGCTGACAGCAGCGCGTTTTATCACACACCCTGCTACAGGTGAACGACTGTACCGTACGGGAGATCTGGCGCGTCTTTTATCCAATGGTAGTATCGCCTATCTTGGCCGTACGGACGACCAGGTGAAGCTACGGGGTTTCCGTATAGAGCTGGGTGAGATAGAGGGTGTCTTACAGGAGAGTGGTTATTGCAGCCGGGCTGTGGTCGTAGTGAGAGGAGACGGTAGTAACAGACGCCTGGTAGCCTATGTCGTACCCACACCTGGTTATGAGGAGTCCGTGTTGTTATCCTATCTGGAAGCGCGTTTACCGGGCTATATGATCCCGTCAGCATTGATCACAATGGAAGTACTACCATTGACTAAGAACGGGAAGGTAGATAAACAGGCGTTACCAGATCCGGAGGAAGGGCAGTTACATGCAAAAGGATATGTCGCTCCACGTGATGCAACGGAGGTACAGGTGGCCGGTATCTGGCAGGAAGCCTTGCAGGTGGACCGGGTGGGGGTGCATGACGATTTCTTCCGGCTGGGAGGCGATTCTATTATAGCGATCGGGGTTGTCAGCCGGCTAAGACAGTTGTTGAACAGGAATGTACGGCTGTATGACCTGTATCAGCTGCCGACAGTAGCGCAGTTGTCCGCTGCATTGCCTGCTATGCCGTTCCTGCCGGAAGAAGGAGATGCCATGCATCAGCAGGTAGAAAGGGAGCTTGCTGCATTAAGAGAGGAGATACTGGCACATCGTGATGATGCAGCTGATATTGCGGATATCTATCCCATGAGTGATATACAGAGTGGTATGGTATATGCGTCATTGCTGCATCCGGGCGAGGGTATTTATCATGATCAGTTTGCACATGTATTGCCTGCCGATCTGAATACTGCGTTGTTCGAGAAGGCGTTTGGATTACTGGTGGAGAAACATACCATATTACGTACGGCCTTTGATATGCATGCGCATAGGAATGGTGTGCAGATCGTGTATCAGCAGTTGCCGGTCAACTTCATGCACATAGATAAGCATGAGCTGACCATTCATAGTGCCGCCCCCTTTGTACAGGCGTACCTGGAACAACAGCGCAGGCATCCTGTTGATGTGGCGCGTGGACCATTATGGAGAGGCACACTGATCCGCTTGTCCGACTGGTATATTTTTGTGTTTGAGTTTCATCATGCGATGCTGGATGGATGGAGTGTGGCACACCTCAATACAGAACTGAACAATATTTATTTGCGGTTAAAGGCCAATGAAGAGGTTTCTGACCTGTTAACGCCTTTGAAATGTACCTACCGGCATTTCATCGTAGACAGCCTGGTGGAAAAGCGCTCGGGCGCACATACGCGCTTCTGGCAACAGCAGATGGATGGCTATAGGAGATTGCAGCTTTTCTCAGCAGTGCCGGAGCAACGCAAGTACATACATACATATGACGCTGACTACTGGCGCCAGCTCAAACAACGGTGCGATGAGGACAAGCTGTCTGTAAAATCACTGTTCCTCGGTGCCTTTCTTTTCCTCACAGGCATGCTGACACATGAAGATGAAATGACTATCGGTCTGACCACGAATTGTCGTCCGGTACGGGAAGATGGCGACCGGCTGTTGGGTTGTTTCCTGAACACTGTTCCTTTTCGTGTAAGTAAAGCAGCAAAAGATACCTCCTGGAAACATTATTTCCATGGAATAGAAGAAAAACTGAAGGCAATCAAGGAAAATGAGAACCTGACATTGCCTGAGATAGCCCGTGTAAATAATGAACTGTCTACGGATGAAAATCCTTTCTTTGACATACTCTTCAACTTCACTAACTTTTACATTTACGATACGATCTCTCCCGGACTATTCACCGCCGGACATGCTGCTGAAACAGCTGCCGGTCCCGGCCCGGGAAATGACAGGACCAATACTTACCTCGACTTTGATGTGAGTATTACAGGGAATGTACTGACCGTTATTTACTCTCAGAACCGGCAACTACTGTCTGGTAAGACATTGGAAGAGCTGCATACCTGGCTGGATGCAATACTGGATTGTTACCTGCATCACTATAACGATACGGTGGATGTCAGCAAGGTCTTGTCTCCGGCGGCAGTCACTGATCTGTTGATCGCGCTTAATCAAACAAACGCTGATTATGACCGCTCCGCTACACTGGTAAGCCTGTTTGAGGCGCAGGCTGCACGGACGCCTATGGCTGTTGCTGCCATAGATGATAACAGACAGCTTACGTACGAAGACTTAGATCAACAGGCCGGTAAGGTGGCCCGGTACCTCCGGGAGAAGGGCGTCAGCAGGGAAATGTGTGTACCTCTATACGCAGGTCGTTCGGTGATGACAGTGGTCGGTATTTTAGGCATATTGAAAGCGGGAGCTGCCTATGTACCTGTTGATCCTGATGCGCCGGCAGAGCGGGTGAAAGGGATACTGAAGGAGACAGGTGCCGTGTTAATGTTGCATACGGATAAGGACCAGGAAGTTGCTTCGCTGGCAGCAGATTGTAAAGTCATCGATGTCGCTACCGCCATTACGGTCAGTACATTACAGCAGTCGGCTTCTCCGGAGATCAATGCCACTGACCTCGCGTATGTTATTTATACCTCCGGCTCAACGGGAGCGCCTAAAGGTGTCATGGTGGAACATTGTTCTGTAGTGAACATGCTGACCGACCGTAAACGTACCTTTGCTATCAACGGGAATGATCGTGTGCTCATTGCGGCCTCCTTTACATTTGACGCCTCGGTGGAACAACTCTTTCTTGCACTGACCAGCGGTGCCGCTGTGTTTGTTCCGAAAAAAGAAGCCTTGCTTGATCCGCATACTTTTCATCACTTGTTGTCCGCACAACAGATCACACATCTGGATATCACTCCCGGACTGCTGAAGAACATCCTGCCATTGCCGGAAGAACATTATCTCCGGACAATCGTGGCCGGTGGTGAAGAATGTCCTGTATGGCTCCCCGCACAGCTCCCGTCAGGCATTACCCTTTACAATGAATATGGACCTACTGAAACCACAGTGGTAGCTGTTGCCTATGAATGTCCGAAAGGCGAAGTTGCACACAAGCGTATCCCGGTTGGCCGTCCCATTGCAAATACCCGTTTATTGATAGTAGATCGTAAAGGTCACCTGTTACCGCGTGGTATTCCGGGTGAGTTATGTATCGGTGGCGCAGGTGTGAGCCGGGGGTATCTTAATCAGCAGGCATTAACTGAAGAGCGCTTTGTGCGGGTGAAATATGGAGAGCTGTATGAAGGGGTCGTCTATCATACCGGCGATCTGGTGAGATGGCTGCCTGATGGTAATATCGATTTCATGGGCAGGATAGATGAGCAGGTGAAGATCAGGGGATATCGTGTAGAGCCAGGCGAAATTGAACAGGTGTTATTACAGAGCGGCCTGGTACAGCAGGCGGTGATACAGGTGACCGGTGAAGCGGCAGGAAAGCGCTTAATAGCATATGTCTCTGGTGTAGCGCATACCAGCAGTGTACAGATAACAGACTACCTGTCACAGCGCCTGCCCGATTACATGGTGCCGTCAGCAATAGTAGTGTTGGAAACAATGCCACTGACTACGAATGGTAAGATAGACCGCCGGGCATTGCAGGCCCCGGAACAGCTATCGGCCGTACAGTATGACCCGCCACAGACGCCTTTGCAAGAGCAGCTGTGTGCCTTATTCGGTGCAGTACTGGATCTTCCTGCAGATAAGATCAGTATCCGGGATGATTTCTTCCGGATAGGTGGTAATAGTATCCAGGCCATGCAGCTGCTTAACAGGATCAACCGGCAGTTTGATGCGCGGCTCAGGGTACTGGATGTGTACCTGGCAAAGACGGTTGCCCGGCTGGCTGTGGCTATTACAGAGAAGAAGACACAGCAGCATATAGTCAAACTGAACAGTGCGGAGCATAAACCACCCCTCTTCATGATCCATTCCGGCAGGGGCGGGGCGGAAGTATATACCTCACTGGCGGAGCAGCTCCATACGGATTATACCTGTTACGGAGTTGAGCCTTACAATAAATACCATCAGCCGCCATTGTTGCAGCTGAATTCACTCGCCGCTCAGTATTTGCAATATATAGACGCATTACAGCCTCCGGAATACGTTTTCGCCGGATGGTCGCTCGGCGGACAGATAGCGCTTGAAATCGCCTGTATACTCGAAGCAAGGGGTGTTAATAACATCCGGGTCCTGCTGCTGGACACCGTGCTCCCTGATGGAGATGAGCAGCTGGCCGGACTGACCAGTGCCCTGGTGAATGTCAGTGAGCTGCCGGATACCTATGACGCTGGCGTACTACAGCTGGGAAAGCAGCCACTTTCTGCAAAGCTGTACCATACCAGGGTGACCCTGCTGAAAGCGATGCAAAAGCCGGATTATCTGCTGTCCGATCCTTACGCGCCGGCACATGCATTGTCCGATCATATTATTGCATTACCGGATAATAACGTGGGCCAGGTGATAGCCGATCCCGCAAACCTCAGCGTAATAGTAGCCGCGCATCTGCATCACGATAATATTTTAAGTGATGAAGCCTGTATCATTGACCTGTTACGGCGGATACACCAATAATATGAACAGCGCAGTGCCCCCGGTACTGCGCTGTTGTACCAAACCGGATACAACAAATACCAACCTGGCTACACCCGCCCCTTACATACCTGCCATCTTTGCAGTATAAAATATGTAAAGATGAAAACAATACTGATCACCGGCGCTTCCTCCGGACTGGGTAAGACGACCGCAAAACTATTCTCCTCCAAAGGCTGGCGGGTTATCGCTACAATGCGTCGTCCGGAGCAGGAAACGGAGCTGCACCAGTTACCTCATATCCTGGTGAAAGCACTCGACGTAACCGATGCGGCACAGACCGAAGCCCTGATCACTGATGTGATGCGCCAATACGATGTGGATGTCGTACTTAACAATGCCGGCTACGGACTGATTGGCCCCCTTGAAACCGTTACAGACGAACAGCTCTCCCGTCAGTTTGAGACCAATGTACTGGGTGTTATCCGCCTTACCCGTGCCTGTATACCCTATTTCAGAGAAAAGAGACGCGGATTGTTCATTACCACTACCTCTATCGCCGGACTGATTGGCCTGCCGTTAACTGCTATTTATTGTGCCACCAAGTGGGCGATTGAAGGCTGGACAGAAGGTATGGCCTTTGAACTCAACCAACTGGGTATAGGTATCAAGACCGTAGCCCCCGGGGGTATAAAAACGGATTTTGCGGGTCGTTCCCTGGATACCACGATACATCCTGCCTACAATGACATGCAGGAAAAGCTGTATGGTGGTTTCGATCCTGAGACATTTACCCCTGCTGAGATCATTGCTGCAACTGTCTATGAAGCAGCAACTGACGGGAAGGACCAGCTGCGTTATATAGCGGGCGAAGATGCTAAAGCCTCGTATGCCCGCCGACTAGCCATCGGTAATGAAGCCTTTCAAAAAGAGATCGCCCAGCTTTATTTTGGTAGCCTCAGCAAACCCGCCTGATATTCCTGCTAAAAGTGAGGGCAAAGCAATTCCCTCACTTTTAAATAAATTCGCACTATGGAACAGAAAAAGTCTCCACATATCTTCCATTCCGTATCTGAGCTGCACAGCGCTTTAGGGCTTCCTGCACCACAGCACCCGTTGCTGAGCATTGCTGATTATGCACAGATCACGGCGGATGTAACCGCATTATCCAAAGGACTGGTACTGAATTTCTATAAGATCTCCTTCAAGTTCAACTT
The DNA window shown above is from Chitinophaga agri and carries:
- a CDS encoding SDR family oxidoreductase is translated as MKTILITGASSGLGKTTAKLFSSKGWRVIATMRRPEQETELHQLPHILVKALDVTDAAQTEALITDVMRQYDVDVVLNNAGYGLIGPLETVTDEQLSRQFETNVLGVIRLTRACIPYFREKRRGLFITTTSIAGLIGLPLTAIYCATKWAIEGWTEGMAFELNQLGIGIKTVAPGGIKTDFAGRSLDTTIHPAYNDMQEKLYGGFDPETFTPAEIIAATVYEAATDGKDQLRYIAGEDAKASYARRLAIGNEAFQKEIAQLYFGSLSKPA